In a genomic window of Cynocephalus volans isolate mCynVol1 chromosome 1, mCynVol1.pri, whole genome shotgun sequence:
- the FAM110A gene encoding protein FAM110A — protein sequence MPVDTLTPGAPAAPALPCRLRTKVPGYLLRRPADGGARKPSAVERLEADKAKYVKSLHVANTRQEPVQPLLSKQPLFSPGTRRTVLTPSRRCLPGPGRRPQLDLDILSSLIDLCDSPGSPAEASRTPGRAEGARPAPPVMPPRPPPSTAAVRRVDVRPPVPASPARPCPSPGTAAASSPAWPPSLQRSKSDLSERFSRAAADLERFFNFCGLDPEEARGLGVAHLARASSDIVSLAGPSAGPGSSEGGCSHRSSATVEERAGERAPYGVSVVERNARVIKWLYGLRQARETPAAEG from the coding sequence ATGCCGGTGGACACGCTGACTCCCGGTgcccccgccgcccccgcccTACCTTGCCGCCTGCGGACCAAGGTCCCCGGCTACCTGCTACGGAGGCCAGCAGACGGTGGAGCCCGGAAACCGAGTGCTGTGGAGCGCCTGGAGGCCGACAAGGCCAAGTACGTCAAGAGCCTGCATGTGGCCAACACCCGCCAAGAACCTGTGCAGCCGCTGCTGTCCAAACAGCCACTCTTTAGCCCCGGGACTCGCCGCACAGTGCTCACGCCCAGCCGCCGATGTCTGCCTGGCCCTGGCCGCCGGCCCCAGCTGGACCTGGACATCCTCAGCAGCCTCATCGACTTGTGTGATAGTCCCGGGTCCCCTGCTGAGGCCAGCCGTACCCCTGGACGGGCAGAGGGAGCCCGCCCGGCCCCTCCAGTCATGCCTCCACGCCCGCCACCCAGCACGGCTGCGGTCCGCCGAGTGGACGTCCGCCCCCCGGTGCCTGCCTCACCTGCCCGCCCCTGCCCGTCACCGGGCACTGCCGCCGCCTCCAGCCCAGCCTGGCCACCGAGTTTGCAACGCTCAAAGTCAGACTTGAGCGAGCGCTTCTCGAGGGCAGCAGCTGACCTTGAACGCTTTTTTAACTTCTGCGGGCTGGATCCAGAGGAGGCACGGGGGCTGGGTGTGGCCCACCTGGCACGGGCCAGCTCGGACATTGTGTCCCTGGCCGGGCCCAGTGCTGGGCCGGGCAGCTCTGAGGGGGGCTGCTCCCACCGCAGCTCTGCTACTGTGGAGGAACGGGCTGGGGAACGCGCCCCATACGGCGTGTCGGTGGTAGAGCGCAATGCCCGTGTGATCAAGTGGCTATATGGGCTGCGGCAGGCACGAGAGACCCCAGCAGCTGAAGGCTAG